The following proteins come from a genomic window of Bartonella apihabitans:
- the rph gene encoding ribonuclease PH — MRPSNRASNEMRAVSFERHVNKHAEGSCLVKFGDTHVLCTASLEERVPNWMRNSGKGWVTAEYGMLPRSTGERMRREAASGKQGGRTMEIQRLIGRSLRAVVDLKALGEMQITIDCDVIQADGGTRTASITGAWVALYDCLGFMETRQMVLRNKVLKDHVAAISCGIYQGTPVLDLDYAEDSNAETDANFVMTGKGGIVEIQGTAEGDPFSEEQFSTLMSLAKSGIHDLIELQKKVIAS, encoded by the coding sequence ATGCGTCCGTCCAATCGTGCCAGCAACGAGATGCGCGCCGTTTCATTTGAACGTCATGTGAACAAACATGCCGAAGGGTCATGTCTGGTCAAGTTCGGTGATACCCATGTTTTATGTACCGCAAGCCTTGAAGAACGTGTCCCCAACTGGATGCGCAATTCCGGCAAAGGGTGGGTTACAGCCGAATATGGCATGTTGCCCCGTTCAACCGGTGAAAGAATGCGCCGCGAGGCTGCTTCCGGCAAACAGGGTGGGCGCACCATGGAAATCCAGCGTTTGATCGGCCGTTCATTGCGTGCGGTTGTCGATTTGAAGGCGTTGGGCGAAATGCAGATTACGATTGATTGTGATGTCATTCAGGCAGACGGCGGAACCCGCACGGCATCAATCACCGGAGCATGGGTTGCCCTTTATGATTGTCTGGGCTTTATGGAAACGCGCCAGATGGTCTTGCGCAATAAAGTGCTGAAAGACCATGTTGCAGCAATTTCCTGCGGCATTTATCAGGGAACACCGGTGCTCGATCTCGATTATGCAGAAGATTCCAATGCTGAAACCGATGCCAATTTTGTGATGACCGGCAAAGGCGGAATTGTTGAAATACAGGGCACAGCAGAAGGCGATCCGTTCAGTGAAGAGCAGTTTTCGACATTGATGTCTCTGGCTAAAAGCGGCATTCATGATTTGATTGAATTGCAGAAGAAAGTGATAGCTTCCTGA
- the rdgB gene encoding RdgB/HAM1 family non-canonical purine NTP pyrophosphatase: MRKLEGKKLVVATHNSGKLREIADLIGPFGFETTSAGELGLEEPEETGTKFEENAYIKAFFAAKSTGLPALSDDSGLEADALDKAPGVYTADWAIQPDGHRDFDKAMKKVEDALEKKGATTPDKRHGRFVSVLCLAWPDGHAEYFRGEIEGTLVWPPRGKKGFGFDPIFQPEGYDKTFGEMTAEEKHGWKPGDKHALSHRARAFKQFAEALLEN; encoded by the coding sequence ATGAGAAAGCTTGAAGGGAAAAAACTGGTTGTTGCGACGCACAATTCCGGCAAACTCAGGGAAATAGCCGATCTTATTGGCCCGTTCGGGTTTGAAACCACATCGGCGGGTGAATTGGGACTGGAAGAACCGGAAGAAACCGGCACGAAATTTGAAGAGAATGCTTATATCAAGGCTTTTTTTGCAGCCAAATCGACGGGATTACCGGCATTGTCGGACGATTCAGGGCTCGAGGCAGATGCTCTTGACAAGGCACCGGGCGTTTATACTGCCGATTGGGCTATTCAACCTGACGGCCACCGCGATTTCGACAAAGCGATGAAAAAAGTTGAAGATGCATTGGAAAAGAAGGGTGCAACAACGCCTGATAAACGGCATGGCCGTTTTGTCTCGGTGCTTTGCCTTGCCTGGCCGGATGGTCATGCGGAATATTTTCGCGGTGAAATCGAAGGTACTTTGGTTTGGCCGCCGCGTGGCAAAAAGGGTTTCGGTTTTGATCCTATCTTCCAACCGGAAGGCTATGACAAAACATTCGGTGAAATGACGGCAGAGGAAAAACATGGTTGGAAGCCGGGCGACAAACATGCTTTGTCCCACCGCGCACGGGCTTTCAAACAATTTGCCGAAGCATTACTGGAAAACTGA